The following coding sequences are from one Oryzias melastigma strain HK-1 linkage group LG20, ASM292280v2, whole genome shotgun sequence window:
- the LOC112151231 gene encoding sperm-associated antigen 16 protein — protein sequence MSVADKNIEKEPDHLVSDDDLRCGDSLDNERAFTKEEEGLEATGKVVQTRAGATSGAIPGPSDTLNPPAVVDYLRNFLFKAGMSETLHCFQTEWYEMIQKGLVDEDRADLVPDVYFQNQRLESELEVARMETELSRRTAAATAEALERLQRAVDVERRLQNRLKQENKRLSEESRKLRLKCEKQQPTVQQRMDEKSRVAAEKDKSVLQPQIDQQRSSSVESTLNKTNPRNAVSKTAHI from the coding sequence ATGAGCGTCGCggacaaaaacattgaaaaagaaCCTGATCATTTAGTTTCAGACGATGACTTAAGGTGTGGAGATTCTCTTGATAATGAGCGGGCTtttacaaaagaagaagaaggcctGGAGGCGACTGGAAAGGTAGTCCAGACGCGGGCAGGGGCCACTTCTGGAGCCATTCCAGGCCCCTCTGACACACTGAACCCTCCAGCCGTGGTGGATTATTTGCGAAACTTTCTTTTCAAGGCAGGCATGTCAGAAACTCTTCACTGTTTTCAAACGGAGTGGTATGAGATGATACAGAAAGGGCTTGTGGATGAAGATCGGGCCGATTTGGTTCCGGACGTTTACTTCCAAAACCAGCGTTTGGAGAGCGAGCTGGAGGTGGCCCGGATGGAGACAGAGTTGTCCAGGCGGACAGCCGCTGCTACAGCTGAGGCCCTGGAGAGGCTCCAGAGAGCCGTGGACGTGGAAAGACGGCTGCAGAACCGCCTGAAGCAGGAGAACAAAAGACTCAGTGAAGAGTCCAGAAAACTCcggctgaaatgtgaaaaacagcAACCCACAGTGCAGCAGAGGATGGATGAAAAGTCCCGGGTGGCTGCAGAGAAAGACAAAAGTGTTTTGCAGCCACAAATAGACCAGCAAAGGTCTTCGTCTGTGGAGTCAACATTAAACAAGACAAACCCACGAAATGCAGTCAGCAAAACTGCCCACATCTAA
- the ndufb4 gene encoding NADH dehydrogenase [ubiquinone] 1 beta subcomplex subunit 4, which translates to MADYKAAPLATLPKTLDPNEYFNLSPEHRRAEEARAAVRANLKRQYQLQLNNPHRKELVDDPALTRWVYARANPYPHFRATKKTSLLGAMFGVFPLFFFYYVFKTDRDRKEEQIKAGTLVRKFNLSS; encoded by the exons ATGGCGGATTACAAAGCGGCGCCCTTGGCCACTTTGCCAAAAACATTGGACCCAAATGAATATTTCAACTTATCACCGGAGCACCGGCGTGCGGAGGAAGCGAGGGCTGCGGTTCGAGCGAACCTGAAGAGGCAGTACCAGCTGCAGCTGAACAACCCACACCGGAAGGAGCTGGTT GACGACCCCGCCCTGACACGATGGGTGTACGCGCGAGCCAACCCTTACCCACACTTCAGAGCAACAAAGAAGACTTCACTGCTGGGAGCAATGTTTGGAGTTTTCCCTCTATTTTTCTTCTACTACGTCTTCAAAACAGATAGG GATAGGAAGGAGGAGCAGATAAAGGCTGGAACTCTCGTGCGCAAGTTCAATTTGTCATCATGA
- the hgd gene encoding homogentisate 1,2-dioxygenase — MAGLKYLSGFGNEFSSEDPRCPGSLPEGQNNPQVCPYGLYAEQLSGSAFTCPRSTNKRSWLYRILPSVKHKPFKPMPCGDLTENWDEVEPDPNQLRWLPFTILKSTDKKVDFVAGLHTICGAGNSKSRNGIGIHVFTCNTSMVDKCFNNSDGDFLIVPQQGDILITTEFGKMMVEPNEICVIQQGMRFSVDVFGETRGYILEVYGAHFELPDLGPIGANGLANPGDFLCPVAWFEDRTVPSGYTIINKYQGKLFACQQDFSPFNVVAWHGNYTPYKYNLKHFMVINCVAFDHADPSIFTVLTAKSTKPGVAIADFVIFPPRWGVADHTFRPPYYHRNCMSEFMGLIKGHYEAKEEGFQPGGGSLHSIMTPHGPDGDCFQKNSTAELKPERVAEGTMAFMFESSFSMAVTKWGLETCQRLDKTYYQCWESLRSNFNPNWKPSKQ, encoded by the exons ATGGCTGGACTCAAG TACTTGAGTGGTTTCGGGAATGAATTCTCTTCTGAAGACCCACGATGTCCTGGATCCTTACCTGAAGGACAG AACAATCCTCAGGTCTGCCCATATGGCCTCTATGCTGAGCAGCTTTCTGGCTCCGCCTTCACCTGCCCACGATCGACCAATAAGAGGAG CTGGTTGTACCGAATCCTTCCATCTGTCAAACACAAACCGTTTAAACCAATGCCATGTGGGGACCTAACAGAGAACTGGGATGAAGTGGAGCCTGACCCAAACCAG CTGCGATGGCTGCCCTTCACCATCCTGAAGTCCACAGACAAGAAGGTGGATTTTGTGGCT ggtCTTCACACCATCTGTGGTGCAGGAAATTCCAAATCTCGCAATGGTATTGGGATCCACGTGTTCACCTGCAACACCTCCATGGTTGACAA GTGCTTCAATAACTCGGACGGAGACTTTCTGATCG tcCCACAGCAGGGTGACATCTTGATCACCACGGAGTTTGGGAAGATGATGGTTGAGCCGAACGAGATCTGTGTCATCCAG CAAGGGATGCGCTTCAGCGTGGATGTGTTTGGAGAAACCCGAGGGTACATTCTAGAAGTGTACGGAGCCCATTTCGAGCTCCCTGACCTGGGACCTATAG GAGCAAACGGTCTGGCCAATCCCGGAGATTTCCTGTGTCCGGTTGCGTGGTTTGAGGATCGCACAGTGCCCTCTGGCTACACAATCATCAACAAGTACCAAGGGAAACTGTTTGCCTGCCAACAg GATTTCTCCCCGTTCAATGTGGTTGCTTGGCATGGCAACTACACACCTTACAAGTACAACCTGAAGCACTTCATGGTCATCAACTGTGTGGCCTTCGACCATGCG GATCCATCCATATTTACTGTGCTGACTGCCAAGTCCACCAAACCTGGGGTGGCCATTGCTGATTTTGTCATCTTCCCACCACGATGGGGTGTGGCTGACCACACCTTCCGTCCACCTTACTACCACC GGAACTGCATGAGTGAATTCATGGGTCTGATCAAAGGCCACTATGAAGCCAAAGAGGAGGGTTTCCAGCCTGGAGGAGGCAGCCTCCACAGCATCATGACCCCACACGGTCCCGATGGCGACTGCTTCCAGAAGAACAGCACGGCTGAGCTCAAACCTGAGAGGGTGGCTGAGGGAACCATG GCTTTCATGTTTGAGTCATCCTTCAGCATGGCTGTCACTAAGTGGGGTCTCGAAACATGTCAGAGACTGGACAAGACCTACTACCAGTGCTGGGAATCTCTGCGCAGCAACTTCAACCCCAACTGGAAGCCCAGCAAACAGTGA